The sequence GAGGCTGAGCACCAACTGACAAACCTCCaggtgaaggaggagaaggagaaggagaaggagaaggagaaggagacgGGAGGTTCTACTCCTGAAGAgccgaggaaaaaaaaatgacgcgCAGCCGGGGGTTAGTAGCGTCAGGAAGGGGGTgtaaggaggaggaagacgtaCGTCCTTGTTGcttgacataaaaaaaggaaaaacgaTGGGAATATTACGCTGACGTCCCCTCCCTCTCGGCGTTTCTTAACCCGCCCACACTGCGTCCTTCTCCGCTCTCAGGCCCCCACCAGCTCTGAGGCAGCAGACTGCTGCTCTGGCTGTTTTCTGACTCCAACACAGCAATTCATCTCATCACGTTAGCTGTCAGCTCAGGGTCCGCTTATTGACTGGCaccctcctccttccttcttATCCCCCcctatttaaattaatttccacATATTTTCACACTGCTGCTCAGTCCTGTCTGCAAGATGACGTCATGCCCCCCCATTCtcatatgaaaacattttggacacaaaaacacaacaagatgCTTGTTTGAAATCcagcattttaataaacattacaaaaccGTATTTGAAAATCAGCCCACCTCCCACGTTTTCTTTTGTACATTTGCAAAgggttaggaaaaaaaaaagtcttttcttGAAATAGCAGTTTATCAattaataataatcatcatGTCATGTATAAATATGACTGAAATCTGGACCGCTGCTACAGTGAGGTTTGTCCTCTTCAAGGGTGTAAAGGAACGGCCAGGATGAGGTTTTCAAAAGGAAGAGGTCATAAATTTCAACCTTACcccaaaaaatatatacatcaTATAGGAGGTATTCACATAATGGGATATGATGCTAACAcctcactgtttgtttgttgttgttttttttacaacctgctgtttaaaacagaagatCAAACCAGTTTTTGTTCCAAATGAGATGATTTCTCAAGTCAAGGAATCAGGCTACGGCCTCCAAAAACAGAGATCCGAGAACAAATAAGTGTGGTTCACTTTCAGATTTGTGCATTTCGGAGTGAGAATCAGACTTGAATTGAGGCAGACGGACAGAGGAGTGGCACAGAGGGAGGAGGATGTGGCAAGAacgaacaaacaacaacaaaataaaataccaacATTGATCAGGAAAGGCAGGAAAACAATGCAAAGTCGTTTCGTGAAATCTTAtccaaaaattacaaaatgttcttattcataaaaactgttaaaactttataaaaaacaagtctttattggtttgttttgctttttttaaaaatgacaaatcaaattaaatccaGAAGAAATGAACGGTAAAAACATTCATTAATTCAAGGCCATTTTGAGTTGGGTGTTAGTGTACAGTGTGTGATTTACAGTGCTTGTATAACCACTAGCAGCcattcacaaagaaaacaagacccTGACTGGAATCGTCTGAATTGTCCtgcacaaaaaagaagaagaagaagaagaaagtgtgCATGTCGTATCATGACATCAGGAAGTGTCTTATATGCTGGCACTGTGCTGAAACCTCTTGTTCGGGCTTAGTGTTGCTGCTAAATGTGGGTGTCAGACGTGGGACCAGAACAATGAAACAACAGAACGCGCCGGAGCCAAAAACAGACTCGGAACCTGTGACTCATGAGCGCAATCTCATATCGACGGCACGCAGGTCTCTCAAGTTCCGCGAGTCCCTCGTGtcctcaaatttaaaaataaaaattcaaaaaaataaatgtgataatGATCAACGAGAAGAAAATTGTCCCAAATTGGCTCGCAATTAACCCGTGTGGCACAATGGTAATCTCCTgtaaacatttcttcaaaatgtttataaaaccacctctttcacttaaaaacacaaaaatatatagatttgtttttacatgaacatatattcatatatttatatattactAAAGGCCTTAAAACAGTTTGTGCTCTGTTCCTTGAACATCACAGTTCCCTTCAGAGGATATTCAGCCTCAGATGgacctgaaagaaaacagacttcTGAAGCTGTCGTGCGTCTCTGGATTTGACATCAGCAGCAcggagaagcaggaggaggaggaggaggaggaggaggaggaggagagtgaaATGTGCCTACATACCATGCCAGGTTTCAGAACCGGAGGGGGGGGGTTAGTCCTGCTTTTGCTCGCTCCGGTCTTTCTTAGGCACCAGAGCCTTACGGAGGAATGGCAGAATTAAATATGCCACGAGGAAGAACACATGACCACAGAAATAGACGGAAGAATACACCTGAAAGAACAAAAGTGACAAACGTTCATCCCTTTTTGCATGTTCAGTCATTTGTCCGTCTACAAGTGTATGAACACCAAAAACTTCCCTTCACTTTCCTATACGCCTCCCAATAAAACCTACTTTTAGTATTTACGTGCTCATTtgcttttctgctgcatttaaagCTTTCCAGAAGAAATCCCACGTAGAGCTCCGTGGAGTAGCTGCATCATTCTTTCCAGTACATGACTTTCTTGGCACAGCAGGGgctcagacataaaaaaaataatgcaggaTCCTCTGGCAAATACAGTTTAGCATAGCTTAATTGTTGCTGCAAAACATTGTGACACCACAGAGGAGAGCTAAGCGTGGTCTAATCTAATTGTTGTAAGCAGATTACTTACAATACTTTAATGTAAAAGCCTCTGACAGCATAGAAAACCCAAGGGCTGTGTTCTGGCAACACtgtaacctttaaaaaaaattacctggAGCCTCAGAACTTTGCTTTTAGTGGTTGCACGAGCGAATTAAATATATTGGAAGTAAAAAGAGCAGCAGCAAATAAAGGATTAGGAACGTGTGGGCATTGCTTCATCTTTTGTTTAGGAGAAAAATCACGCTGCAGCATGCACACAATAAATTCAGGAAAATGAGCTCCTGGGTCATAATTCAGGAACACCATACTCCTCTTTCGCCAACACGCTCTATCCAAGCTGAGCCCTTTGTGTTCCTTTTTACAGAGCACTTCTGAATTTGAATTAACGTTTTGCATTTGATACCCTAACAGCTCCCAAAGCTGGCTGAATAATAcaagtgaaaaggaaaaagaaaacaagaaaagatctTTTGACTGGTGTGGTTCCAGGAGATCTGAGTTTACCTTAAGCCATTTGTCGTAGGTGAAGAGGCAGAATGGCAGGAGAGGATAGCCCATGAAGAGCCAGTGGATAAACTGCTGAACTACATAGATGAGGGGGTAGAGGTGGCTGTGGGCCAGTTTTGTCAGCAAAGGACTGTCCCGCACCAGAGCCTgggcctgtcacaaagacacgcGCAGAATGCATAAATGGCagtaaaaatacagcagaaccaacacatattctgagctctaacagactgtgtaaaagctttgtttaaagttttgccattaactatttggagtcacgtctgtctgtctgctagGAAAACATCTTGAGTTCCGgtttatgtattttaatgaaactcctagAAGGTGTGGCTCAGAAGACGACTATCATTACCATATGTTCTAGTTTCTAAATTAAGTACTTACTGGAGAGACAATCATAAAAAccttaaacttgttttttggaATTGAAATATCGTTCCATTTTGCGACTCTTTTACTTTGCTGATGTTGCCATCTTGGAACAGAAAACTAACAGGAAACACTGTCAGGTCCTCTTAGTGGCGAGCAAGAAAAATATTACTAGAAAATGGCTCAACCCAACCCCTCCTACAGTGCTTGGATATTACCTTACTAATattcaaaatggaaaagttaACCTATGCCCTATACCTTTCTATAACTTCTCATGGCTTCTCCTCCCAAATGGTGAATGTTGtaacactgtttttctttttttcctctctccctctctttcttattactgtttacttttttctcctTGTAAGCTCCCCTGGTTATGATATATATAGTTCTTATCTTTACTATTTTGAGTTATTGAGTTGCTTTGATACATCTTAGGACTATTTGTAAGCTAAGTGAAAACTAAGAAGAATGTTCTATCAGTTTGTGAAGGGGGTtctacagtaaataaatgtatttgtaaagtttgaaaatgaccGAAATTGATAAAGATTGGAAAGTGGGAAGATGCTTGTAATATGGTATATCTAATTTCATGTCAATCTGAAACCTTCCAAATAAAACAGTCATCAGTGcctgtgtttaaattttttattgtcattgatttttaatttaaattgttatTGTCATAACTATTGCATTTCATTGTCAAAcaacttgcattttttttaattattttgtttattcttgtttatttttgtcttgtccAGTAAGATGTGAGCTGCTGCCTTTCTTGGCCAGGTCAGCCTTggtttttatctggttaaataaaaggtttaataaaaggtaatcactggatctgTATCTACAccagaataatttaaaatggccacagctaattgagatttgcaaacacaaaaatggctgtaactcagtccgttttacagatattgagctaaaatttgatgtggcagtagttgagagtcattaaTGGCACATGCTCTAGTGTGACAcctgaagttattttaaatgtttgaccaaaacatttatAACTCTGTCCCCTGTCACCATAGGACAgtcttagtccaaaactctggcatgaaaagagACAGGCGATGTGCTTTCCTTCAGGAAGTTCTAGGCCATTGATTTACTATAAGTAACCATTATTAAAAGTATAATATCAGCAATGAGGTGCATTTATTCAAAAGCTACCCTGTTTAATTAACGTTAATAAGCTGTTTGTATGATGCCAACAAGTCAAGCTacagataaaaaacaagcagactGAAGGTTTCAGCTTCCTGTGTTTAATTATGTTATCAAccttgacattttgttttgcacctAAAGCATACCTGTCTCTCCACAGTGATGATGAAGAACTCCATAGAGAAGCACAGGATGTAGCCGGAGTGAAGGCCGTGCCAAATGGTCAGAAAGAACAGCGTTGTCACATGAGACAAGGTCTTATTGCCCAGAAACTTCAGCCGCTTGAACACATGTCTTTAAGTGAAAGGAAAAGTCAAAGTCAGAAATCGCTTTATGGCCGTAAATCTGGATAAAGCAGTCAAAAACGCTTAATGGATCGGCTCTCGCAGTGGCGTGCACTAATGTACCTGCAAGTTGTTGTTGCATAGCAACTGAGTTACACTGGAACATTTCAACAACTTTATATTTCTATGGAAGTAGTCAGATTTAGTGCTGAAATGTCTAATAATTCAAACGCAAACACTGCATTTTCAATCTGCAAATCAGAGCTCGGCCTCTCCTTGAAATCTCATATTAGCTGCAGATCTGAGGGCCAGACAAATAAGAACATGAAGCAGTTCTGTTTGGTCGAGGCTGAAGGCACTTCGCAATCTAAACTTGCccagacaaaaagaaatacaaaaaatctTATCTGACAACAGATCTTGGGAGACtggtttttaaagctgcaaaaataatttgaaacaaacacaatgaagaagatgttgtttttaaatgtatgcaGATGGAAAAGAACCTGTTAACTAAACTTGTATCATCctaaaaaggtagaaaaagtATTGCAAAAAGCAAATATGGATATCCAACTCACTGCACTGCCTCCCAGGGgactaagaaagaaaaaacaggtaaaaaaaattaagaggAACTTATTGTTCCATCTCCGCAGAGATTTAGTGACCCATAAACACTTCCACATCCGcgtcagaaacatttattttctgtctctaTCCTAATTGTTGCCATGATTTACAGTAAAGACCCACTCAGCAGGCTCTTTTCAGCTCGTTGACAATCCCATGAGCTGCTTTGCTTTCACCATTTGCACTTAAATCTGTGCATTTAGAAGGCCAAATTATAGGAGGTGGTCCCCATGAGCACATTTCCAGGCAGACTTTGATTTATAGAAAGAACTGATGGTGAGCATGtgcaatattttataaatacaatattgattttttttactaataatCAGTAAACCCCAGGTCTCTGACAACGGAAATGATAACCCTCCTCAAATGCATAAAAAAGTAGAAGTTCAAAGTTATACTGACTTTTATCTTCTGCTTTATCTAAtgcatttaatcttttttcagcttttaaaacactaaagaaTTTACCCATTTATGCTGCAGACCTTCAGTTTCATGTTTCAGTAATTATTAATCAAACTAAGAAATGATTAGCATTTTACTATACAGATTGTCTTAGAAATCAGGTAAAGGTTTAGTTAAATTCTgatgcaacttttatttttcttctttttgcttgtGCGTGTGGCAGCTTTGGACACTTTTACCACGTGCTTGTACAATACTTTGTACGTACACACAATGGTACATTTGTTGTTGCCCGTACAGCTCACTGAAacaatgctttatttatttatttaaaagcaactcCCTCATGCGTATCTGCATGCCTTTGTATgcgaacaaaaaaataattgttcGAACCTGTTCATTTTGCAAAGATATGCTAAAATAGCacagacagatttgtttgtaCCCCTAAAGAGATGATTAATATTAGCATTattgtcatgtttcaaactTAGTATCtgaccttaattagtatcacaggcGCCTTCAAGCATTTCATCAGACACTCAGCCTATTTAAAAGGGAACAAACACGGCATGGGGACGTTTGGTGTCATGGTGTTCACCACGGTGAATATGtaccagaaaaaacaaaggcaggagctgtctgaggagctcagaatgAAGATTATAATATCCATGTTTATAGGTAAAGGCTACAAGATCCTCTCCAAACAGCAACGATGATCCTGTCAACATAGTTGCTGATATTATTAAAGAGCGTAAAAGGTTTAaaggactgtagccaacctcccaggaagTGGACataagaggaaatgcaacctcAGGTTGATCAGACAGATAGTGAGGATGGTAGGAAAAGAGCCAAGGAAAGCATCCAAAACCACTgaagctgaactccaaggtcaaggtatGTCACTGTCTGATTGCaccatttgtcacattttgagtCATaatgggcttcatggaagaagacccaggagggctCCActattggcagaaaaaaaacaaaaattcgaGCAGGAATTGATCAAAAGTCATGTAGATGAGCcccaaagtttctgggactgatgagacaaaacttaTAGCTTTCTGGTTGGTcacatcagttgtgttttttagatTATTGTGCAAGGGTACTAACAAATTTATCCATGACTGTATGTGTTACTTTGCCATCCAACAAACTCTTTACTTTTGAGgagcaacaataaaaatcaacaatctAACGCATCATTTCCCGATCCAGTTAAATTAAAACCACTTCTTAGTGATCAGCCTGAACGTGAGTTGTGACCTCGAAAAGTGGTGTGACTATTATTAGGCAGTCCTTTGTAGGTTAAATAATTAGATCATTCATGTGTCGAATCTGTATTGCATTTACTAAAGGCCTGAAAGTTGAACAGTAAAATCTCAGCCATCAGTTCAGAGTTTAATGACTATATCAATTACATTTAAACAGCcaattttcatttctgtttctgagccaacctcctcctctgctttctGCATCTGAAGCAGTTTGAAGAGTGGAAAGTGAAAGAGTAAGCACAAATCGTTAATGCATTCAACGGAAATGGAGCATGTAATAAACTGTGTGCTCGATAAATAAATTGCTTTGTTCACTGTGATCTTCATCAAACTGAGTCAAGTTCTAAAAGGATTTCATGTGTGAAGACTCGGCCAGAAACCCGTCACTGATTACTTTCAAATATTCCTAGTATGTCCACTTCCCCTTTGACATTGATTTCCTAGCGGTAAAGCCAAGTGTAGATCAAGGTCTCTGATGTTACTCCTCTGTTGTGAAGGATTGGAGTTTATGGATAACTGAATCAAGTCTTTCCCTTCTGCTAATCTGTTATCGCAgtaaatttttaacttttacaacgCTGCTTTGAATACAAGCTGAGGAACACCACAGATCTGAGTCGCCACTGACCGAGCAGCCCAGGCATTCGTGTTGATGTTGAAAGACGCTATCGTTCCTCCGAAAAGTGGCGTCGTCTCAAAGAGCCACACCTTCATGTTGGCGCAGGCGTCCCATTGGTGCTTACCATCCACCACTCCATTGTATCCTAAGCCAGTCAATATGCATACGCCCtcctaaaagaggaaaaaacaaacaaacaaaaacaggatttttgttaacttgagaggaaaaaaacccacaaaaagcATGTCtaaaagacataaaattatgcatttatttagatGTAAAGTGAAGCGTTTTAGTGACCccacaacaaacatcaaactaTGATTCAAATGTGCTTCATGTTGAAtgcaaagttttataaaacaaacactgacattctttctgtcttttaaaaaaaaacacaagaataaagATTAGATCAGAAATATATACTTAGATATAcagattaaaggcctaacattcaaaagttaatcagtcgtagatgcacctccagggattactttctgcaagtttcattaaaattcattcaataTTAGAGATGTTTTTGGTAACAGTTGTGGTCGAAGACACTATCACCTGCGTTTCGCCTTCAGACAGTGGCTGATTTTGACTCATATTCAAACATAAACAATGTGTACAACTAGTTCTTTGTTTTCGAGCGTATCATATGAATGAAGCTGAAGTGTGGCTCAGTGTTATTTTGTGCAGATCTGCAGAATAGTGTCAAACTGCACCCTGTCAGGTCAACCTGCCCTTTCCTCTGATACGCCTCTCAGCCTCTGACAAAGGTTGGCGCCCTTCTGCGACAAACGTTCAGATGAACAAAAGCGtcaatttattttctcaagGCTGACATATTCTGGtggatttttttcctcacagcaaATTCCAGAgaattaaatttataaaaatcacCATGCTGGGAGTTTCCCATCTCACTGCTTTTGACAATTTAATCTTCAAAGATTCGACACTTTTGTATGATCACAATATTTTAAGgttgtcaaaactaaaaattaatataaaatcttttaaaatgaataataagaACGATTTTGCACGGTAAAATATAAGGTTTGAGCACTTTTCTGCCTGTATTTTCTATTAATATTCCACTGTTATGTGTTCAAGGATTTGAGGctttcaaatcaaacaaaactgtgtaaaaCATTTCACTCAAAACAAATCTTAGTAGCAAAGCTTCCACACAGTATGATAGTTCCTCcgccatgttttcttttaccttttcagCATAAAAACTGCTGCACTGCATTCTCAAAGAGCTTACCTTTAGTGTCTTCTGTCCAAAggataaagtattttttagatAATCTATAAGAAGTTTCTAAAAACTTTACTTttgctttgtgtctttttttcagaAGCGGTGTCCTCTTTGACCTATGACCCTTTGGTTTTGTCTGAAGTTTATTATTTGAGTTGGAGCCAGCTCTAATATTTACTTCAGGTCAGCCTGAAGCTCTCtggtctgtttatttttatttttttttctgttttactttctgcACCAGTTTCCACAGATATCTCTGACTGAGTTTCTCCTCAGTTGCCTCCTCAGACCATCTTCAGCCTTACGAGAGAAAAACTTTATTCTCATAAAACCAACTCCTAAAACTAATTCAAAGTTGCCCTGTAGCCTTTCGTAGAGTCAATCTTTTTGACCAATATTGACCAAACACTGTAGTTTTtgagcctttttctttttcctgaaagCTGGTAAAAGATTTTGTAGTTATTCTGTTAACGCAGAACTACTTCATTAGCGTTCGTTATCACCCACCgctgaaaggcgaaggtggatgataatgtttttgtgtgtggagGTCTGCAACccaaacatctcatgaaccaccggacaaatttaatgtacgtctacaactgattaacttctggagtcgatccaattcaagatggccaccacagctattcaacattagcaaaaacaaagtaaattcTGGCACAGATGGTGtcggacgatatgcattccttcaagaatcGCCTcgtctttaatttttaaatatattcacaAATACAGTGCTTACAGGTCATGAGTGGCAGcagtttctgttgctgtttatgatcattcaaataaaaacagggctACTTACCGCTATAACCCAACAGCTGACGTACTTATACAACATAACTTTTCCCCAAAGGAGAATAAACACACAGCGATACCAGAACGGTTGAGCCTATGGAGaggaaacaggattttttttttttaataaataaataaaataatctccTCAGTCTTGTCGACAGACTGGTAGAGATTATTTCCACATCATGTTCTTTTTCGCACCTCATACTCATCTGTTAAAAAGTAGCTTTCTGGGTAAGAAGGACTAAACGTTGCATATATCGCCAGGCAGAGAAAACCCAGAGCAAACCTCTTCAGGGCTGGAATAAgactgaaatgataaaatgaagagataaaaatgaaagaagagaagTGTTAACTGGAAGGGCTGAGACACCGGAAGgtcactttgtctttttaaacacagatctaaTTAAGATTGTGTCTGAGCTCATTTCTCTCTGTATCACtcatgatttttttcctcctctctcacCTGTTGGGAGGCTTTCCAGGGCAGTCGGTGAGCTCCCGCCCCACCAGCCTCTGGTAGCTGCGCAGCGTGAACTGGGGACCCACCAGGAAGCCCCCGTAAAAGTAGGAGAAGCCGAAAAT is a genomic window of Kryptolebias marmoratus isolate JLee-2015 linkage group LG16, ASM164957v2, whole genome shotgun sequence containing:
- the lpcat3 gene encoding lysophospholipid acyltransferase 5 isoform X2; amino-acid sequence: MLRLMGRTVTAVLSSFTFQMVYLLLGYYYTATEEYDIKWTMPHCVLTLKLVGLAFDYYDGGKEPSQLSADQKKSALPSVPSLLEIFGFSYFYGGFLVGPQFTLRSYQRLVGRELTDCPGKPPNSLIPALKRFALGFLCLAIYATFSPSYPESYFLTDEYEAQPFWYRCVFILLWGKVMLYKYVSCWVIAEGVCILTGLGYNGVVDGKHQWDACANMKVWLFETTPLFGGTIASFNINTNAWAARHVFKRLKFLGNKTLSHVTTLFFLTIWHGLHSGYILCFSMEFFIITVERQAQALVRDSPLLTKLAHSHLYPLIYVVQQFIHWLFMGYPLLPFCLFTYDKWLKVYSSVYFCGHVFFLVAYLILPFLRKALVPKKDRSEQKQD
- the lpcat3 gene encoding lysophospholipid acyltransferase 5 isoform X1, whose amino-acid sequence is MAAPLLEKLSESLGSPEPAVRLILSILVGYPFALLYRWLFFYQPATVIHLFHTFSGLALAAFNFGPQLYHSVLCVFVQFLMLRLMGRTVTAVLSSFTFQMVYLLLGYYYTATEEYDIKWTMPHCVLTLKLVGLAFDYYDGGKEPSQLSADQKKSALPSVPSLLEIFGFSYFYGGFLVGPQFTLRSYQRLVGRELTDCPGKPPNSLIPALKRFALGFLCLAIYATFSPSYPESYFLTDEYEAQPFWYRCVFILLWGKVMLYKYVSCWVIAEGVCILTGLGYNGVVDGKHQWDACANMKVWLFETTPLFGGTIASFNINTNAWAARHVFKRLKFLGNKTLSHVTTLFFLTIWHGLHSGYILCFSMEFFIITVERQAQALVRDSPLLTKLAHSHLYPLIYVVQQFIHWLFMGYPLLPFCLFTYDKWLKVYSSVYFCGHVFFLVAYLILPFLRKALVPKKDRSEQKQD